A region from the Drosophila bipectinata strain 14024-0381.07 chromosome 3R, DbipHiC1v2, whole genome shotgun sequence genome encodes:
- the ana1 gene encoding microtubule-associated protein futsch has protein sequence MALHIPVKGKFGKVITRLDDPERVRKDLESQRRITRLQQVREKSDHLARKIREDVAAEKKKQIKNLEDLKQKELNAWREHVLVKKHQDYRSAIFQVGAAHQAAKEENERNEVLKQQKIDKIKNARKQAMKRSGRANVELRPTTGMKLNVEGRVTAGTQTPSLPIEDKENRLAGGVEKSCLKGCSNMGKTTTNKNKKCGCPGPEEDSPSEDDASILPTECVGHRRSSPVIVDADIDDSDGEALHEKGGMEIGDRFMQTNRKFSHIVRTSPDRSPERTPESPRRRRFTQITDLVKRTANMGTVRSEGCEEDEPRRSIPPSPTKSLPPSPRKVTVRAELAPPPVTASVHKSSHGSPKKTQSKSSTRQPEPLKRTGVKTNPRPPKVIDAGIQKNPKSKNIPSKSTICEDQPREKESQQKIPSNPQFPMPPFPYPPQTGPCMNPYPQPYAMTYTMPYPMHPQFMPPPPPPQPPHPMYAQQPFPVPVPAVTAPPSMATTSCASTTTFPTSQEPRTTQSQPGRVQFYDHGNKYHRTYDAPTQSVHSTGQDSSQPNAMDNARVENQLRELREQELNNLRKISESRGQKALEREQVRRDCAELTEKLDALVQQQPQLLPSDANFIASHRYADAAVRREQKMNEAMEEMLLRPTIITCPEVKDLSPLASAKAKSSKDLGAINVGACPTPKERLELGSSESCTEILLDYVDDQSNQLRSDLKSEGSNTVKCMKLRNLLDRIEQIRSQLLEELKAGEAKGSKSEKAQDMINSIRQERADILFERTRNLNERESELNQKEALLEKRLRKFYKETKGRKATGEEEMTPKEEKPVEIIIKVRSDGTVKQYLPKGKSKFKAISEIVSSEKDIPLGTPTEEEKQTEAEATKRPPALDQQISIDSNSTAYRSLPAVSYKSFNPGPSSAASSRCGSDPAPLHPTVVNYIQRLLGMSRQSIDNLGVSSSEVPTPPASIIDSSRNKSQAVESNETIIDQQRLEQVQTFISDNRSFINDLEDSLRMRQQAEKNQRVFDKETSSKSFDEIWNERLIRNQDDSQPKSKETKQKDKVPQKTKEVQGASLPQSSSNKGRHLQGGNLPQTSSMPFQGEQGKRIQTVQKQKQDAKNPIVNKSESEKSKKLQSVATKSIGKLPPKSVHAEKSKPQGKEESTKQVERYERLAENCTQRIAELTDLITKVREEKQRLVEVTLTSNSDGERQSTEYYDLPTGQIQRQSQHSTHSRSRTVSDRSDTQTPSTSEALPLQKNKPTAASRDSGIADSRPLTAMGQVTGMDVEPISLPTSTHSNAQRHRTKAPPATIRRYSPQLDAEDLAHELSTIAEVETPGQSHIVAATPVPQPFPTFEQYAREMNLDLTQFDANQSRKMELEFNDLVRAINERTGGSDYREFPSINAYLHNMRDAQCHGDFNGQPHHDETTLAPEDLRQLRLLDVHMQEFPNRREYLQKLLANAPPDQRQLIDSASLESSDSLNIEEELRQRNILKTSFRRASNGSVTPLAHDVASSTRRESVAPNTNDLPNESGIDPLGSSDTDFSEPRRPTRTKDRQTRPQEVEVGSSTDVSWERPHRKSRLDGGTRSHNSSQAQDASQLGRSLNLREFLTRELLKHRGNTGETSMESSDESLKGHFLKSVISSLSPNSSPYNTPGVGVSYATGITNDRQKTSTPVGSFSMPDKSRSVQSAGTLFSGESRLSLVHYPDGTPPVPYEQQQSKSTNETRQTLGHKVSGQRRRSPRK, from the exons ATGGCTCTGCACATACCTGTGAAAGGAAAGTTCGGAAAAGTCATCACTAGGCTCGACGACCCGGAGAGGGTCCGAAAAGATCTTGAGAGCCAGCGTCGCATAACTCGTTTACAGCAG GTGCGTGAGAAGTCCGACCACCTGGCCCGGAAAATACGAGAGGATGTGGCCgctgaaaagaaaaaacaaatcaaaaatttgGAGGACCTCAAGCAGAAGGAGCTAAATGCTTGGCGCGAGCATGTTTTGGTCAAAAAGCACCAAGACTACCGGTCAGCCATTTTTCAGGTGGGCGCCGCCCATCAAGCCGCAAAGGAGGAAAACGAAAGGAATGAGGTTTTAAAACAGCAGAAGATCGATAAAATCAAGAATGCCCGCAAGCAAGCCATGAAAAGATCTGGCAGAGCAAATGTGGAACTACGACCAACGACGGGGATGAAGCTTAACGTTGAAGGTCGCGTCACGGCCGGTACACAAACGCCCTCCCTTCCAATCGAGGATAAGGAAAACCGATTGGCTGGTGGTGTTGAAAAATCATGCCTTAAAGGCTGCTCAAATATGGGTAAAACCACGACGaataagaataaaaaatgCGGTTGTCCTGGACCTGAAGAAGATTCTCCAAGCGAAGATGACGCCTCGATCTTACCCACTGAGTGCGTAGGTCACCGGAGGTCATCGCCTGTGATAGTGGATGCAGATATTGACGATTCAGATGGCGAAGCGCTTCATGAAAAAGGCGGCATGGAGATTGGGGATCGTTTTATGCAAACAAACCGCAAATTTAGCCACATAGTGCGGACTAGTCCGGACAGAAGCCCGGAAAGGACTCCAGAAAGTCCGCGAAGACGAAGATTTACACAGATAACAGACCTCGTCAAGAGAACCGCGAACATGGGGACCGTACGCTCAGAAGGCTGTGAGGAGGATGAACCAAGACGATCTATTCCACCAAGCCCTACAAAGTCATTGCCACCGTCACCAAGAAAAGTTACGGTAAGGGCGGAGCTAGCTCCTCCGCCAGTAACTGCTAGTGTGCATAAATCATCACATGGATCCCCCAAGAAAACGCAGTCTAAATCATCAACTCGGCAGCCGGAACCATTGAAACGAACAGGAGTGAAAACTAATCCGCGTCCGCCCAAAGTTATAGATGCGGGAATTCAAAAGAATCCTAAAAGCAAGAACATTCCTTCAAAATCGACTATTTGCGAGGATCAGCCACGAGAGAAAGAATCCCAGCAAAAGATTCCTTCCAATCCACAATTCCCAATGCCACCATTTCCCTATCCTCCCCAAACTGGGCCGTGCATGAATCCTTATCCCCAACCGTATGCAATGACCTATACGATGCCATATCCTATGCATCCACAATTTATGCCACCACCGCCCCCTCCTCAACCACCACATCCTATGTACGCCCAACAACCATTTCCGGTTCCTGTTCCCGCCGTGACAGCTCCTCCAAGTATGGCCACCACCTCCTGTGCTTCAACCACCACGTTTCCTACGAGTCAAGAGCCAAGAACGACTCAGTCTCAGCCGGGGCGCGTTCAATTCTATGACCACGGGAATAAATACCATCGAACTTATGATGCCCCAACCCAATCGGTACATTCCACTGGACAGGATTCCAGCCAACCAAATGCCATGGATAATGCGCGTGTTGAAAACCAACTAAGGGAGCTCAGGGAGCAGGAGCTGAATAATCTTAG AAAAATTAGCGAATCTCGGGGTCAGAAAGCTCTGGAACGCGAACAAGTTCGCAGGGATTGTGCTGAGTTGACAGAGAAGTTGGATGCCCTAGTCCAACAGCAACCCCAGCTTCTTCCCAGTGAT GCAAACTTCATAGCCAGTCATCGATACGCAGACGCAGCTGTTAGAAGGGAGCAAAAGATGAACGAAGCTATGGAGGAGATGTTACTGCGTCCAACTATTATTACTTGTCCAGAAGTGAAAGACCTGAGTCCACTAGCTTCGGCGAAAGCCAAATCAAGTAAAGATCTAGGAGCCATAAACGTAGGAGCGTGTCCAACTCCAAAAGAGAGGCTAGAGCTGGGTAGTAGCGAAAGCTGTACCGAAATCCTCTTAGATTATGTCGATGATCAAAGCAATCAGCTGAGATCGGACCTTAAATCCGAAGGGTCAAACACTGTGAAATGCATGAAGTTACGAAATTTGTTGGACAGAATCGAACAGATCCGGAGCCAGTTACTGGAGGAGCTAAAGGCGGGCGAGGCTAAAGGATCAAAGAGTGAAAAGGCTCAGGATATGATCAACTCTATACGCCAGGAGCGTGCGGATATCCTGTTTGAAAGAACAAGAAATCTCAACGAACGGGAATCGGAATTAAATCAGAAAGAAGCACTTCTGGAGAAGCGGTTGCGAAAGTTCTACAAGGAAACGAAGGGCAGAAAAGCCACTGGAGAAGAGGAGATGACGCCCAAAGAAGAAAAGCCTGTCGAGATAATCATCAAAGTAAGAAGCGATGGCACAGTCAAGCAGTATCTTCCGAAAGGGAAATCGAAATTCAAAGCAATTTCGGAAATAGTAAGTTCCGAAAAGGATATTCCTCTGGGCACACCCACAGAGGAAGAAAAGCAGACAGAAGCGGAAGCTACAAAGCGCCCCCCGGCGCTGGACCAGCAAATCTCTATTGACTCCAACTCGACGGCATACAGAAGTCTGCCGGCCGTGAGCTACAAGAGCTTCAATCCAGGCCCCAGTTCAGCTGCATCGTCTCGTTGCGGCTCTGATCCCGCTCCACTTCATCCCACGGTCGTTAACTACATCCAACGGTTGCTGGGAATGTCCCGACAGTCAATTGACAATCTCGGTGTCAGCTCCTCGGAAGTGCCCACTCCTCCGGCATCAATTATCGACTCGTCGAGGAATAAATCCCAAGCTGTCGAATCCAACGAAACAATCATAGATCAGCAGCGCTTGGAGCAGGTCCAGACTTTCATCAGCGATAATCGCAGTTTCATAAACGATTTGGAGGACTCGTTGCGTATGCGGCAGCAGGCTGAGAAAAACCAAAGGGTCTTCGATAAGGAAACCAGTTCCAAAAGCTTCGATGAGATATGGAATGAAAGACTGATCCGTAACCAGGACGATTCGCAGCCAAAAAGTAAAgaaacgaaacaaaaagaCAAAGTACCTCAAAAGACAAAGGAAGTTCAGGGAGCAAGCCTACCTCAGTCGTCATCTAATAAGGGTCGACATCTTCAGGGAGGAAACCTACCTCAGACATCAAGTATGCCATTTCAGGGAGAACAAGGAAAAAGGATACAAACtgtacaaaaacaaaagcaagaCGCAAAGAACCCGATTGTTAATAAAAGCGAGTCggaaaaatcaaagaaactTCAGTCGGTAGCCACCAAATCTATAGGAAAACTGCCACCTAAAAGTGTCCATGCCGAAAAGTCCAAACCCCAAGGCAAGGAAGAATCAACAAAGCAAGTGGaacgctatgaacgcttggctgAGAACTGCACCCAGAGGATCGCCGAACTTACGGATCTGATAACCAAAGTGCGTGAGGAGAAGCAACGCCTGGTCGAGGTTACCCTCACATCTAATAGCGATGGGGAACGGCAGTCCACGGAGTATTATGATCTGCCGACCGGGCAGATTCAACGACAGTCTCAGCATTCAACGCATTCGAGATCGCGAACAGTATCGGATCGTAGCGATACACAGACACCGTCCACATCGGAAGCCCTTCCTCTGCAGAAAAATAAACCTACAGCGGCCAGCAGGGACAGTGGAATCGCTGACTCGCGGCCATTAACGGCCATGGGTCAGGTGACTGGAATGGACGTGGAGCCCATCTCCCTGCCTACCTCAACTCACAGCAATGCCCAGCGACATCGCACAAAAGCTCCCCCAGCTACCATCCGGCGATACAGTCCCCAACTGGATGCTGAAGATCTAGCCCACGAACTTTCCACAATCGCAGAAGTAGAGACTCCAGGCCAATCGCACATTGTGGCCGCCACACCAGTGCCCCAGCCATTTCCCACTTTCGAACAGTACGCCAGGGAAATGAACCTTGATCTGACTCAGTTTGACGCCAACCAGAGCCGGAAAATGGAGCTGGAGTTCAATGACTTGGTAAGGGCGATCAACGAGCGCACGGGCGGATCGGATTACCGGGAGTTTCCAAGCATAAATGCCTATTTGCATAATATGAGAGATGCACAGTGTCATGGAGACTTTAATGGGCAACCGCATCATGATGAGACGACTCTGGCGCCGGAGGACCTAAGACAGTTACGATTGCTGGATGTGCACATGCAGGAGTTTCCAAATCGCAGGGAGTATCTACAGAAATTGTTAGCCAACGCACCTCCTGACCAGAGGCAGTTAATAGACAGTGCTAGTCTTGAGTCTTCCGATTCTCTCAACATTGAAGAAGAGCTGCGACAACGGAATATCCTGAAGACCTCCTTTCGCCGGGCCAGCAATGGGAGCGTGACGCCTTTGGCCCACGACGTGGCCAGTAGCACGCGCCGGGAGAGCGTTGCTCCGAACACCAATGATCTTCCGAATGAGAGCGGAATAGATCCACTTGGATCCAGTGACACGGACTTTTCGGAGCCCCGCAGACCCACCAGAACAAAGGATAGGCAAACAAGACCACAGGAAGTGGAAGTAGGTAGCAGCACGGATGTGTCCTGGGAGAGGCCTCATCGAAAATCCCGATTGGATGGCGGCACTAGGTCCCACAATAGCTCCCAGGCTCAGGACGCCAGCCAGTTAGGCAGGTCTCTGAATCTACGTGAGTTCCTCACCCGGGAGCTGCTTAAACATCGCGGGAATACAGGGGAAACTTCAATGGAGAGTTCGGATGAGTCCCTAAAAGGACATTTCCTGAAATCGGTCATCAGTTCACTTTCCCCGAACAGCTCGCCCTACAACACGCCTGGCGTCGGAGTAAGCTATGCTACCGGAATCACCAATGACCGCCAGAAAACCTCAACGCCGGTGGGATCCTTTTCCATGCCCGACAAGTCCCGATCGGTTCAGAGCGCCGGTACTCTTTTCTCCGGCGAAAGTCGACTCTCCCTGGTGCACTATCCAGACGGAACTCCACCAGTTCCTTACGAACAGCAGCAAAGTAAAAGTACAAACGAAACTCGCCAAACCTTAGGTCATAAAGTTTCAGGTCAACGTCGAAGGTCGCCACGGAAGTGA